DNA sequence from the Alosa alosa isolate M-15738 ecotype Scorff River chromosome 2, AALO_Geno_1.1, whole genome shotgun sequence genome:
ctgctgctgctgctgctgctgctgctgctgctgctgctgctgctgctgctgctgctgctgctgctgctgctgctgctgctgctgctgctgctgctgctgctgctgctgctgctgctgctgctgctgctgctgctgctgctgctgctgctgctgctgctgctgctgctgctgctgctgctgctgctgctgctgctgctgctgctgctgctgctgctgctgctgctgctgctgctgctgctgctgctgctgctgctgctgctgctgctgctgctgctgctgctgctgctgctgctgctgctgctgctgctgctgctgctgctgctgctgctgctgctgctgctgctgctgctgctgctgctgctgctgctgctgctgctgctgctgctgctgctgctgctgctgctgctgctgctgctgctgctgctgctgctgctgctgctgctgctgctgctgctgctgctgctgctgctgctgctgctgctgctgctgctgctgctgctgctgctgctgctcctgcagtGCCAGAATGGATGGTTGACACGGAAGCAAGATCAGATTATCATGTGATTTGTTTGTTGTGTAACTTTACACTTAGTCATGTCGGGTCTGGCTATTTATTTGTTCCTCTAATTTTGTGGAGCTTTAAAGAATCATTGGTTGTTACAGTCTCCTCAATATCTATGAATGTCGACAAAATTATACAAAACAGAGACAGGAGAAAGTGAAGGGGTCCTGTTTGTATATCAAAATTATCTACATTTAAAGTGGACTAAGTGAGTTTTCCAGCATGAAAATGGAAACAGATACTATCTAACTTCAACTGATGATGTGGAAAATGAGCAGTTAATTGCAGTTCAGATGTTTTGCAGTAGTTCTAATGTACAAATTACGGCCTTGGGTTGAACGAGAATGTGTATAAATATGAATTGCTTACTTCATGTGAGTTCTTTCAATCTGCCTTTGACATTTTtagtatgtaggcctatgcttagGAAATGTAATGCTTAACCCTTGTACCAATGAAAAGCCAGTGGTTTATTCAAAGGAAGTGctttatttaggattagtggTGCAGTTTTAGATTAACTAAGTGCTCTTGCTTATGAATGGTCCGCGTCTTGTGTGCTGGCACAGTAGATGGGTGTTCTGAAAAAAGGTTGCCTTCGTAATTAGTGAATGGATAACTGCCATGGTGTAGCAGCCTTTGGTGACTATTTAACTGACCTATAGCACTTTTGTCATGCCTCTACTACTTACTCAGTAACAGCCCAGGTCATTCACCCGATTGTCACATGTTAATTCATATGGCGTGCAATTCACCTGTGCCATAATTGGGGATCTATGTTTGGGACCTGTGCTGTCCGCTTCATAAACTTCACTTGGCTAAGCATCTTCACTCTATACGAGTTCCCTGCTACTGAAGAGAGGCATATAATAACCTAGAAATTAGaagttttttatatatatatatatatatatatatatatatatatatattatagatTTGATATCAATATATTGTACTTTAATTCAATGGCACTGTTATCTGTTACGTTGTGCAGATGTGACCATATAATATGTCTTAAGAACAAATTTGTATAGCTGGCAGGTGAGCTTGACATTTTGTACAGCGCGTCTGTATTATGTGGTGCATGGTAGTTATCTCCTGTGCAGTGGAATTTGTTGCACAAAATAATGTGGAAAGAGTCCATACATGGTGTTAAAGCAAAATGCAACAGGGTTTTTTGTGATTGGGTGTTTCATCAGTAAAATCTGATCATAAAAGTAAGAACTCTGAAATCATTTGTTTTTAGAAAGAGATGGGATATGAACACACatatttgttttatatataGGTCTATGGATGATTGTGATTatatttcaaaatgttttgcacAAGTATTATTCAAGCACAATGGCAAAAAACAATCTCTAGTTTCTGCTCACAACAGCTATGATTTCTGCTTATTTTTTACCGATGATTAAAATGGACATGAATTGGAAGTTAAATTACTAGGTTTTGCCATGCAGGTCAGCCTTTACCTCATATTAGTTTTGAATGCTTCACTATCAGCTAATTTGGCAATTCTATTTATGGTCACCTCCCAATTTATGGTTTCAAATAGCTTTTTTTAAGGGGGGAAGGTGTTCTTTGGAGGAGAATTGGGGTGGGCTGGCGTAAGAGGGACCAAGTAGAACATATTTTGAAAATCTTATAGGTGCAACATTttctatgtttattttattacatGGGATGGCATGTAAGCATAGATTTGATCTTCAGATTTTGGAAGTTATTTTTGAGATTGTATGACTTTGAAAGACTTGAATGAAATTAATGATATGACAAATTGGTCATTACGTAAGACAGCCTTTGTATGGTCTCTGCTCAATTTTCTATCTGTACTTTCTGTTTATGGAAAAATCTTTTTGTTAATAATGTATTGCTGCAATAACCTTTGTATGTTATCATTGCAATGATGTGGCTTATGAAATCTACATAAACTTTTGTGTTTAGTGCTCTTTTCTACAGTTTCTTTGCTTGTTTTCTGAAATAAAGGTTTATTGATGCAAAACAAtcacattttctttttattatagCTGTTACGAGAATCCCTTTGGGATTAGTAACTTTTCAAAAAGTTCTTTCTATGAACTAATTCACTTCAGCTTGCAGTTAACATGATTTTTTTGTGCTGGATAGTAGCAGTGAAATATGAACATCGAGGCAGAACCAGTCTGATTGTATCTCATcagatttattttctttctggAATCTGAAAACATTAATTTTACATTACACTGACAACAGATAATGCAAATAGCTACCTACATCATATAACAAAAAAGGAataaattaaagaaaataatCAGGTGTCCATGTATCACAATCTGGTTAGAATTGCTGTATTTACTTATATACAAGACATGATATTAGACCTACATGTTCTAGGAAAAGTGTAGGGTTGGCAGGCACCCTGTGATGGAGTAATCGGTCCACGCTTAAATTTCAACCTCTGTACATTTTTACAGTAATAACTACAATGCGCATCCATGGTTATATTTTCTAAAAGGCAAAGTGTGAGCTGTTGAGAGTTTAGTGAGGAAAATTCTTTATTCACCCTGATAAGCAAGCCACTAACAGATTCTTTTTAGATCGTTTTGCTTCTTCGGAAAAGAGTAGCCTCCAATTTAGGAATTACTGATGCATGAATAGAATATAGTGGAACATGTCCTGTGTTTTATGTTAAACCTAATCATGGTGCATGacgttgttgttttattatggCAATGTCAGCAGATCGATGATAAGGCGATGTATGTCCTGTGATCATTTGTTTAAAAAATCTTGGTAGAGCAATGAGAAGACTGCGCTCTCACTTTTACAGCGCCAACGTGTCTTTAATAAGTCGTCTCATTGTTGTGCTTACAGATGTCCCAAGGGAGTCCGTGATCTGGTAAGTGATCTTGTACAAGTAGGGTTGGACATCTTTCAGACTGGTGTCAAACACATTGTCCACTTCCGATTGAGTGGGCATTTTTGGCAGGTACTCGTGACGGTTGATGACTTCCACAATGTTGATGACCTTTTCACCCAATTTTTCGCCCACTTTTTCACGACAGATCTGACGCTCCTGTTCATTAGCCAAATTCACTACATTTACTTTGATGCTCCAAACCTCCCATGGGATGCATTCGTCAGAGAAAGGCCATCGTGATTTCTTCTTCTGGTAGAACTCCAATGAGATTTGACCCATCCCATCACTCCCAGAGTTGCTTAGAGCATCCTGTTTTAAAAGAAAGTAAAAGGGGTTAATTGTCAGATTGATAACGCGACCAAACTGATGCTTCACATTACTTGAAAAACTAGGCCAGTTGTTGCCAGTTACCTTGAACTCGCCAACAGCTTTCCTGATAACCCTGTCCAGCTCATCCGAGGTCACTCGCACGAAAGTGAAGTCGATGAAATCACAGTCAATGTCTTGTGTACCGACTGTACCGATGGAGTACGTGCCTTCTTTCTTGTAATGGAATTTCCCTGTGCTCCTGTGTAGCAGTATCGTGTGCAATAACGCCAACATAGCTTCGTCAACTTGTCTTCCCTCCACCGTCACCTCCAAGACTTCTGAACGGCAATTCATTGCGAATTATCTTTGTCAACAGAACTGGAAGAAAACAACGTCATACGCGAAATAGAAATCTAGCGACAACAGCTTCTGATTGTTTGTTTACGTCGCACACCAGCCGTTAGCCTCGGCAGGCCTGCTAGCTTCTAGCTACTAGCTAACTGTTACTTCATCAGCATATGCTAATTGTCAGTTGGCTAAGGTTAGCTAACTAACACTGCGATGTGCAGCGATAAAAACAACGTCTCTAATAAAAAATGTTGTCGTTAAGTATCTTACAAGTTAAAACGATTGTCTTGGCCAACGGTTGTTCGTATGTGTACGAATCAATCCATAGTAAAAAATGAATTCGCACGCATACAAAATATGCCCCCGTCCCTTCGACAACGTAGGAGGAGTCTCAGCAGTAAACAACGAGAAGTGAACTACGGGAAGTGATTTGGGCCAAAATTGTTTGAACATTCCAACACGTGACTTATTCACGGGAACCGTCATAATAATAGGTAACGGTGGTAAAATGAAAGTCCAGTATATTTTCACTGTTACTGAGACAGTGCCCTATTTTTTCAGATTAGTCGATATACCATAAGTAATCTGACAGTACGAAAATGGACATGCATGTTTGATTTGGACTACGACAGCTGTCGTTAGTACTCCATTATGATAGTGGTCGCTGTGATAGGATAGAACTACGTCGATACGAAAACCGAGGAGAGAAACTTCTTCCATAGCAACGTCAAGATACAAGAGCATCTCCTAGCGCATGTTTCAGAGGttgagttttttgttttttttagttttagaTTTAAAGTTTTAGCTCTACACAAAGTCTCCAAGAATTAGGTGACGTTATTCGCTTTGCCAATGAGATGCAATTTTCTCAGTGAAAGTTAGATGAGCTTGGGGTGATAATCATGCTTATGATTTTACGCCATCGTTGTTTGCTAGCATTAGCTCAACGTTAACTGCAATCCTCCGCGGTTGGGTTGGGGGTTTATTGTTTATATCGTGTAACACCTATGTCAGCTATGCACATAAAATGGTGCATAAAATCATGTCTTGGATTGTGCTGTCAGTGTCTGCGCTCAGCATTATTTCTACAGTGGCTTTTAACGACACTGTAAATCAAACAGACTCGCCCTCAGGTGTCAATAACACCAACGTTACCGAGGAACCTACATCCTCAACGCCTACTCAATCTGACTTTTTTGAAACGACAACAATTGAGGAGGACTTCTTCACCGACACAATATTACCAATCACGACTAATGTTACAGACAGCACACCAACGGACAGTAGCTTCACAGATGCCAGCACTACAGAGAGCATTAAAGTTACAGTTCCGACAGGTATTCTGCCTTTAAGCAGGAAACAGTAATCTGTTAATCTGTTATCATCTGTGTCGTGTTgatttatttgccatttttgtcCTTGTAGAATGCTTATGTGATATTACTCCAAACTTCTGCGATATTGGCTGCTGCTGTGACAATTTGGATTGCGAAATAGATGACTTGAGCTCAGTCTTCAATGGTTGTGAAAAAGAAACAAGGTTGGATATATTTCGTGTCGTttttgtgtacagtgtgtgagtgagagagagagagagttagacaTGTCTAAGAGATAAACACCCGTGCTACATATAGCCCTAAATGTTATTGGGTGCAATATCTGGTGTAATTTTGATTTGGGTCTCATGTAACCCTAGGCCACCAGGTGTGTGCATTGAGAAATGGTTGATGTTCCGAGCAAACATTGATCCGGACCTCATTACAGAGACTGATTCATTATTCTGCGTGAGAGAAGAAGGTAATGAAATGTTTAATATTATCCAATATCCAGAATACCACATTCAGATACAGTAGTCATTTGGATGAAACAAAGTGATATGTCCCCTTTCAGCTCCTAGAGGCTTAGTGTTATACCCATTTGTTCATGGAGTAATCTCCTTTTCGTATATATgtttttcatatatatatttattattatttggtcTTGgccaaatatttatatattttttattttcttctattATGTGTTTTTATAACAGCAAAGACAACAGAGCAGCAAAGCCTCCCTGCTCTTTCAGAGCAGCAGGACAAGGTGTTCCCTTCCTTCCTACAGCAAGATGACACAACTACAGACTCTATCATCAAAGATTTTTATAAGGTAAAGGGGGTTTTAATCAATGCCGCCCTTCTCGATATGCTTTAGATGTATCTGTggtttgaatttccccttgggcatcaataaagtatctgtctatctatctatttatctatctgttTACCCAACAAGTTTAGCCAGGCAGTGGTGTTTG
Encoded proteins:
- the atg101 gene encoding autophagy-related protein 101 yields the protein MNCRSEVLEVTVEGRQVDEAMLALLHTILLHRSTGKFHYKKEGTYSIGTVGTQDIDCDFIDFTFVRVTSDELDRVIRKAVGEFKDALSNSGSDGMGQISLEFYQKKKSRWPFSDECIPWEVWSIKVNVVNLANEQERQICREKVGEKLGEKVINIVEVINRHEYLPKMPTQSEVDNVFDTSLKDVQPYLYKITYQITDSLGTSVSTTMRRLIKDTLAL